From the Cataglyphis hispanica isolate Lineage 1 chromosome 24, ULB_Chis1_1.0, whole genome shotgun sequence genome, the window CTCCGAGAGTGTACAATGTAGGTTCGAAAATCGTCAATCATCGTTGCTCATCGGTTTCTATCGCTGCTGCGAGAATATATAAAGGGGATACACGTGTCTGCATCATTAATGCATGACATATAATGACATTTGCGACTAACGTGAAATTGCTCGACGTCGAggttaaatattcttttgataTCGCGGAAAATCCGACGAAATTACTCGCAATTTCTAGTAACACTCGGTCGTAAAATCTGCGACATTTTCTCACGAACACTCTTCAAGATCTATATTACATTGAGTGTAAGAAGGGAAAGACAACTTGCACGGCATCTGTCTCGTAGTTTTTCAGTTTGGCTGAGTCAAGGTacgttattgcaaaattaattacgataattacgttatttttGCTCGCGTtttctaattacatttataatgctCTCTCAAGAAATTACTTTGACcgacatttaaaaaagtgaGACTTGTGacaaaactaattttattaaataatgtgggtaattattttaaaacaaaataatgaatcttaataaaatgtttagatCTACTATTGATTAGAACAAACTTGTGTAAGCAATTGTTGAgttctcttattgttagaatagAAATTACTACTACCATGGATAAAATCGGCAATTTAAATCGCTTATTGTTAGAGGATATACATAtggtttattataaaatgagaattattctaattttattaaaattatttttgcagaaatctcataagattttcaataacttttcataaaattataacacgaTCAAAATGGAGTTTCCAAATTTGGGAGAGCATTGTTCTGAGAGTACATGTAATCGTTTGGATTTCTTACCATTAAAGTGTGACGCCTGTGCGGGGATCTTTTGCACAGATCATGTATCATATGCAAATCACAGTTGCCCCAGTGTACATAAAAAGGATGTACAGGTGCCTGTATGTCCATTGTGCAATGTTCCTATATCGATAAAACGTGGTGATCCACCTGATTTGGCTGTAGGATTGCATATAGATAATGACTGTAGGGAAaatcgtagaaaaatattctccaaCAAGTGTTCTTCGAAGGGATGCAAGGTCAAAGAAATGATACCGGTGAAGTGCAGCGAATGCGGTgccaatttttgtttaaagcaCAGACACCCTACAGATCATGCTTGCATTGGAGCGGAAGAAGCTTTAAGATTACGTAGGCTGGAAGCACTAAACAAAAAAGCTCAAACGACAATAGCACAAAATAGCAACAGCAATTCACATTCGTTTCGAAGTCTTCAAGGAACAATAAGCGAGGATGAAGCACTAGCCAGAGCTCTCCAAGCTTCCTTAGAGGACGAAGAGAGAAGCAGAAGAGTATTGCAACCAGTGCCTTCTGGAAACAG encodes:
- the LOC126858274 gene encoding AN1-type zinc finger protein 2A-like, whose amino-acid sequence is MEFPNLGEHCSESTCNRLDFLPLKCDACAGIFCTDHVSYANHSCPSVHKKDVQVPVCPLCNVPISIKRGDPPDLAVGLHIDNDCRENRRKIFSNKCSSKGCKVKEMIPVKCSECGANFCLKHRHPTDHACIGAEEALRLRRLEALNKKAQTTIAQNSNSNSHSFRSLQGTISEDEALARALQASLEDEERSRRVLQPVPSGNRDRCRLS